A region from the Azospirillum thermophilum genome encodes:
- a CDS encoding nucleotidyltransferase domain-containing protein, with product MAVVDDKLRILLDRIVPALQPEAVYLFGSRARGDFDEDSDYDLLVVVPDDAPREHRSAVFAHAAKAGTGIPADIVPCRRSFFEANKDQVGTLSYKAVREGIRVYGA from the coding sequence ATGGCGGTGGTGGACGACAAGCTGAGGATCCTGCTGGACCGGATCGTTCCGGCCCTTCAGCCGGAGGCCGTCTACCTGTTCGGCAGCCGGGCGCGCGGCGACTTCGACGAGGACAGCGACTACGACCTGCTGGTGGTCGTCCCGGACGACGCGCCGAGGGAGCACCGCTCTGCCGTCTTCGCCCATGCCGCCAAGGCGGGTACCGGCATCCCCGCCGACATCGTGCCCTGCCGGCGGTCCTTCTTCGAGGCGAACAAGGATCAGGTCGGGACGCTGAGCTACAAGGCGGTCCGCGAGGGAATCCGGGTCTATGGTGCATAA